Below is a genomic region from Sneathia sanguinegens.
GTATAGATAAATTACCTATTTGTATGTCAAAAACTCCACTTTCTATTACAGATGATCCTAAAATTATTGATGTACCTGAAGATTATACCTTTACAATCTCTGATATTAGACCTTCATTCGGTGCTGGTTTCGTTGTTGTAATGTCTGGAAATATAATTGATATGCCTGGCTTACCTAAATTACCTAATGCTAATATTATCGATATAAATGAAAATGAAGAAATAGAGGGATTATCATGATTAAAGTTGGCGATAAAGCATATGATTTTGAATTATGTGATTATGCTGGTAAAAAACATCATTTAAGCGATTATTTAGGAAAAAAAGTTGTAATTTATTTTTACCCAAAAGACAATACTCCTGGCTGTACTACACAAGCTTGTAATTACAGAAATAGCTATGAAGAATTTAAAAAATTAGGTGTTATTTTAATAGGTATCTCAAAAGATAATGAAAAATCACATTCTAAATTTATAGATAAATATAATTTACCTTTTTTACTACTCTGTGATACAGATAAAATTGCCTGCGATAAATATGAAGTTCTTAAAGAAAAATCAATGTTTGGAAAAAAATATATTGGTATAGAAAGATCAACTTTCATCATTGATGAAAAAGGTTTCATAACTCATATATTTAGAGCTGTTAAGGCTTCTGAAGATACAGAAAATATTTTAAATATATTAAATGCACCTAATTCTTAATACTAGGTGCATTATTTTAAAATTAAAAAAAAACTATTGTATTCTACAATAGCCTTTCATTTGATTTACTTATTTTTCTTTGATTCTTCAAATTTTGCCCAAGTACCAGTTTTAACAAGTAATGATTTAACTGTTTCAGTTGGTTGTGCTCCATTGTTTAAGAATTTCAATACTTCTTCTTCATTTAATTTAATTTGATTTTCTTCTACTAATGGATTAAAAGTTCCTATATATGAAACTGCTTTACCATCTCTTTTTCCTAAAGCTTCCATTGCAACAATTCTATAAACTGGTTGTTTTCTTCTTCCTAGTCTAGTTAATCTTAATTTTAACATTTTATATACCT
It encodes:
- the rpsP gene encoding 30S ribosomal protein S16 is translated as MLKLRLTRLGRRKQPVYRIVAMEALGKRDGKAVSYIGTFNPLVEENQIKLNEEEVLKFLNNGAQPTETVKSLLVKTGTWAKFEESKKNK
- the bcp gene encoding thioredoxin-dependent thiol peroxidase, with the translated sequence MIKVGDKAYDFELCDYAGKKHHLSDYLGKKVVIYFYPKDNTPGCTTQACNYRNSYEEFKKLGVILIGISKDNEKSHSKFIDKYNLPFLLLCDTDKIACDKYEVLKEKSMFGKKYIGIERSTFIIDEKGFITHIFRAVKASEDTENILNILNAPNS